In the genome of Fulvivirga maritima, one region contains:
- a CDS encoding CPBP family intramembrane glutamic endopeptidase, with amino-acid sequence MNLTKKQVVLLSPFLIIAINFEGAFVFGSVIGKWAFIPIILIEWGVFLYFIFKYTASETRKAWLQKSKGAFGWNILALFIGLLPLPLFLMHFDTLAVWHVWLPWIVLALINPWLEEFYWRGLLFNYTKDWNKWMAIMFTSLVFALNHAVFGVNSELNRGLTVIISTFVMGVVWGLVFKKTESLRWIIIAHFLVDFFNLSAASFLDLYEKAGS; translated from the coding sequence ATGAATTTAACCAAAAAACAAGTAGTTCTCTTATCGCCTTTTTTAATTATTGCTATCAATTTTGAGGGTGCCTTTGTATTTGGAAGTGTTATTGGTAAGTGGGCATTTATCCCAATAATATTAATTGAATGGGGTGTGTTTCTATATTTTATATTTAAATACACTGCTAGTGAAACGAGAAAAGCATGGCTACAAAAATCAAAAGGTGCCTTCGGCTGGAATATTTTAGCTCTATTCATTGGCCTTCTTCCGCTTCCTCTCTTTTTAATGCATTTTGATACTTTGGCAGTATGGCATGTTTGGCTACCCTGGATTGTGTTGGCTCTGATAAACCCTTGGCTGGAAGAATTTTATTGGCGTGGACTACTTTTTAACTACACTAAGGACTGGAATAAATGGATGGCAATAATGTTCACCAGTTTAGTATTCGCTCTCAATCATGCGGTTTTTGGTGTGAATTCAGAATTGAATAGGGGATTAACTGTTATCATTTCCACTTTCGTTATGGGAGTTGTTTGGGGGCTTGTCTTTAAAAAGACAGAAAGTTTGAGGTGGATTATAATAGCTCATTTCCTAGTTGATTTTTTTAACCTATCAGCAGCTTCTTTTTTAGATTTATATGAGAAAGCAGGGTCGTGA
- a CDS encoding IS256 family transposase — MNKQEKEELKEKALKQFLKGESLFGKDGAFSPMLKEFLEEALEAEMEDHLSSEEKGRSHGNKRNGKGQKTVKSSLGDVEINTPQDRHSSFEPRIVEKRQRILADNLEKQIIAMYGLGNSLRDIQEHIKEMYDTNISTEVLSDITDRVIPKVKEWQNRPLESVYCIVWLDAMHFKVRDEGKVKHKALYNILGINKQGNKEILGMYLSESEGANFWLQILTELQNRGLKDILIACTDNLKGFSEAIHSIYPQTDVQLCVVHQIRNSLKYVASKEQKVFIQDLKLVYQADTKDQAETALLELEEKWGKKYPVVIRSWNDNWELLSTYFDYSKPIRKLIYTTNPVEGFHRQVRKVTKSKGAFTSDMALMKLVYLVCRRIEKKWTSPLRNWGLTVQQLAIRFEGRLELELKTSQTKK; from the coding sequence ATGAACAAACAAGAGAAAGAAGAATTAAAGGAAAAAGCACTTAAACAATTTTTAAAAGGAGAATCTCTATTTGGTAAGGATGGGGCTTTCAGCCCCATGTTGAAGGAGTTCTTAGAAGAAGCTCTGGAAGCAGAAATGGAGGATCACCTATCCAGTGAAGAAAAAGGACGCTCTCATGGCAATAAGCGCAATGGCAAAGGCCAGAAAACAGTTAAGAGTAGTTTAGGAGACGTTGAGATAAATACTCCTCAAGATCGTCATAGCAGCTTTGAGCCAAGAATAGTAGAGAAACGCCAGCGTATACTGGCAGACAATCTTGAGAAGCAAATAATAGCCATGTATGGGCTAGGTAATAGTTTGAGAGATATTCAAGAGCACATCAAGGAGATGTATGACACAAATATATCAACAGAGGTGTTAAGTGATATCACAGACCGAGTGATCCCTAAAGTAAAGGAGTGGCAAAATAGGCCATTAGAATCGGTCTATTGTATTGTTTGGCTAGATGCCATGCATTTCAAGGTGCGAGATGAAGGTAAGGTGAAGCATAAAGCCCTTTATAATATCTTAGGGATCAATAAGCAGGGCAACAAGGAGATATTGGGCATGTACCTATCAGAAAGCGAAGGAGCTAATTTTTGGCTTCAGATACTTACTGAGCTACAAAATAGAGGCTTGAAAGATATTTTGATAGCCTGCACTGATAACTTGAAAGGTTTTAGTGAAGCGATACACTCCATCTACCCACAAACAGATGTTCAACTTTGTGTAGTTCATCAGATTCGAAATAGCTTGAAATATGTAGCCAGTAAAGAACAGAAAGTGTTTATACAAGATCTTAAATTAGTTTATCAAGCAGACACAAAAGATCAGGCAGAGACTGCTTTATTAGAACTGGAAGAAAAATGGGGAAAGAAATATCCTGTGGTGATACGATCTTGGAATGATAACTGGGAACTACTTAGCACTTATTTCGATTACAGTAAACCCATAAGAAAGTTAATATACACTACAAATCCAGTGGAGGGCTTTCATAGACAAGTAAGAAAAGTTACCAAGAGTAAGGGAGCATTTACCAGTGATATGGCCTTGATGAAATTAGTTTACTTAGTTTGCAGACGTATTGAGAAAAAATGGACTTCACCTTTGCGGAATTGGGGTTTGACGGTGCAGCAATTAGCCATTAGATTTGAGGGAAGATTGGAACTGGAACTAAAAACCAGTCAAACCAAAAAATAA
- a CDS encoding S41 family peptidase, whose amino-acid sequence MHNQGLTEWLKFFRDGHLAIRLINDKEKEKTASSQKEFDDWETYSVKEEKFKKYLRKNNQPDYEGIWEVESFRIGIKKEKDTYIGFIIESDTENWQKDQVKLKISESKNETKAVFYKADHSAVTSDTVTMMGNNHLQIGEVVLTRLYPEVEDQPQFVQYFKMLNAKEPYLEVLNKTTLYLRIPSFEAHYKNQIDSLLEVNKAKITSTKNLIIDIRDNGGGSDSSYDGIIPYLYTNPIRVVLPEFLSTKLNNQRMLDLINDPKYGLDEASKKWAKSMYDKLDKKLGEYVSLSDSTVSVDKMDSVYAYPANVGIIINEGNASTAEQFLGVLAHLCLLPSQGLAPGREFFIFWFDWFLVPVPIFPQI is encoded by the coding sequence ATGCATAATCAGGGTTTAACGGAGTGGTTAAAGTTCTTTCGTGATGGGCATTTGGCAATAAGACTTATTAATGATAAAGAGAAAGAAAAAACGGCATCATCTCAAAAAGAGTTTGATGACTGGGAAACTTATTCTGTTAAAGAAGAAAAGTTTAAAAAATACTTAAGAAAAAATAATCAACCAGATTATGAAGGTATTTGGGAAGTAGAATCTTTTCGAATAGGAATTAAGAAAGAAAAGGACACCTACATTGGTTTTATTATTGAATCAGATACCGAAAATTGGCAAAAAGACCAGGTGAAGCTAAAAATCAGTGAATCGAAAAATGAAACAAAGGCAGTTTTTTATAAAGCGGATCATTCTGCAGTTACTTCGGACACCGTAACAATGATGGGGAATAATCATTTGCAAATAGGAGAAGTCGTGCTTACTCGGCTTTATCCGGAAGTGGAAGATCAACCACAATTTGTTCAATATTTTAAGATGTTAAATGCTAAAGAGCCTTATTTAGAAGTTTTAAATAAGACTACTCTTTACTTAAGAATACCTTCATTTGAGGCTCATTATAAAAATCAAATCGACAGTTTGCTAGAGGTTAACAAAGCTAAAATCACTTCGACAAAAAATCTTATTATAGATATAAGAGATAATGGTGGTGGAAGTGATAGTTCTTATGATGGTATCATTCCTTATTTATATACTAATCCTATTAGGGTAGTTCTTCCTGAATTTCTTTCTACCAAACTGAATAATCAGAGGATGTTAGATTTAATCAATGATCCTAAATATGGTTTGGATGAAGCGAGTAAGAAATGGGCAAAGAGCATGTATGATAAGCTAGATAAAAAGTTAGGAGAATATGTAAGCTTGAGTGATAGTACTGTTTCAGTAGATAAAATGGATTCCGTTTATGCATATCCGGCAAATGTGGGTATAATCATTAATGAAGGTAATGCAAGTACTGCTGAGCAATTTCTGGGAGTGTTAGCTCATCTCTGTCTGCTTCCCTCCCAGGGGCTAGCCCCTGGGAGGGAATTTTTTATTTTTTGGTTTGACTGGTTTTTAGTTCCAGTTCCAATCTTCCCTCAAATCTAA
- a CDS encoding IS1380 family transposase, translating into MVTQNIGSLPIEYSSKPVTPFGGMSLMKRFIDQVGIREKLAELALPSPGSNRGYDPKQIVESFWLSIWTGASRYIHCDWLRYDTVLQSIFGWDGMPSQSTYSRFFGKFSQSLNNEVFPELQQWFFDQLRLGALTIDFDSTVITRYGDQQGSSKGYNPNKRGRNSHHPLMAFVSQTRMVANAWLRPGNTAASSSCREFMEETFKHALAGQKVGLVRADSGFYNEEIMSYLDEELLNYIMAVRMYPNVKSEVWGLKDWVKLAKGIELNEMVFSHENGKPRRYIIVKKQVDIRPHAGGKELFEDQPGYRYSCYVTNMDLPLDQIWNMYNTRADCENRIKELKQDFGLENFCLQDFWATEASFRFIMVAYNLMSLFRHFALNHHRKATLSTLRSYCFALGAWTANHANKKVLKISLPSKRRPWMEGIFLNISSTSPPFDYSNE; encoded by the coding sequence ATGGTTACTCAAAATATAGGGTCTTTACCCATTGAATATTCCTCCAAGCCAGTGACACCCTTTGGAGGGATGAGTTTAATGAAACGATTTATCGATCAGGTAGGGATACGAGAAAAATTAGCCGAACTGGCACTTCCATCTCCTGGTTCTAACCGAGGGTATGACCCCAAGCAAATCGTAGAGAGTTTTTGGCTGAGTATCTGGACAGGGGCTAGTAGATACATCCATTGTGACTGGTTGAGATATGATACTGTTTTACAGTCAATTTTTGGATGGGATGGTATGCCTAGCCAAAGTACCTACAGTCGTTTTTTTGGAAAATTCTCTCAATCCCTAAACAACGAAGTATTTCCAGAGCTTCAACAATGGTTCTTTGACCAGCTCCGTTTAGGAGCACTCACCATTGATTTTGATAGTACTGTGATCACTCGATATGGAGATCAACAAGGGAGTAGTAAAGGTTATAACCCCAACAAAAGAGGGAGAAATTCACATCACCCCTTGATGGCCTTTGTGAGTCAAACCAGAATGGTGGCCAATGCATGGCTCAGGCCAGGCAACACAGCGGCCAGTAGTAGTTGCAGGGAGTTCATGGAAGAAACCTTTAAGCACGCCTTGGCAGGACAAAAAGTAGGTCTGGTAAGGGCCGATAGTGGTTTTTACAACGAAGAAATCATGTCATATCTAGATGAAGAACTCCTCAATTACATTATGGCTGTACGCATGTACCCCAATGTAAAAAGCGAAGTTTGGGGGCTTAAAGATTGGGTCAAACTGGCAAAGGGAATAGAGCTGAACGAGATGGTTTTCAGTCATGAAAACGGTAAGCCAAGACGATACATTATTGTAAAAAAGCAAGTTGACATCAGGCCACATGCAGGAGGCAAGGAACTTTTTGAAGATCAGCCTGGCTATCGATATAGTTGCTATGTGACCAATATGGATTTACCTCTGGATCAGATTTGGAACATGTACAACACCCGCGCCGATTGTGAGAACAGAATTAAGGAATTGAAACAAGATTTTGGGCTTGAAAATTTTTGTTTACAAGATTTTTGGGCAACAGAAGCCTCCTTTCGCTTTATCATGGTGGCTTACAATTTGATGAGTTTATTCAGGCATTTTGCGTTGAACCATCATCGAAAAGCAACCCTATCAACCCTCAGATCCTATTGCTTTGCATTAGGAGCCTGGACAGCAAACCATGCTAATAAAAAGGTTTTAAAAATCTCATTACCCTCCAAAAGAAGACCCTGGATGGAGGGAATATTCTTGAACATATCGTCTACTAGTCCTCCTTTTGATTATTCTAATGAATAA
- a CDS encoding IS4 family transposase, producing MSKNTYFYGQPIFSQLLSLIDKSVLNQIISKYQSDRYYKKLNTWHHLVSMLYCCFSGASALRELTTGLLACQNKLIHLGIQFIPRRSTLSDSNKKRSSIVFADIYMKLFKKYRHLLPDSRLRMEVLNKLYIVDSTIISLFKDILKVAGRPRKDGKSKGGIKAHVMIHAAELMPCLVRLTKGSQHDHTFLKQLQLPEGSYVVMDKGYIDYRQYAQWSHQGIFYITRMKENARYQSIDELELPEDKDFCVLKDEKVVISFKTDGQVQELQNRRIAYYDDLNNKLLVFMTNNMELEAATIAAIYKYRWQIELLFKKLKQNFPLKYFLGDNQNAIEIQIWSALICLLLMEVVRKQIKKKMGLF from the coding sequence ATGAGTAAAAATACATATTTCTACGGACAGCCAATCTTTTCTCAACTATTATCGCTGATAGATAAATCGGTGTTAAATCAAATAATATCAAAATACCAATCTGACAGATATTACAAGAAATTGAATACTTGGCATCACCTAGTAAGCATGTTATACTGCTGTTTCAGTGGGGCAAGTGCTCTCAGAGAGCTTACTACGGGGCTTTTGGCCTGCCAAAACAAACTGATCCATTTAGGTATTCAATTTATACCCAGACGTTCCACTTTATCAGATAGCAACAAAAAACGCAGTAGTATAGTCTTTGCAGACATTTACATGAAATTGTTTAAAAAGTATCGGCACCTTTTGCCGGACAGCCGCTTGAGAATGGAAGTTCTCAATAAACTTTATATTGTTGATTCAACGATTATTAGTCTGTTTAAAGATATTCTCAAGGTAGCAGGACGCCCTAGAAAAGATGGCAAAAGCAAGGGAGGCATTAAAGCTCATGTAATGATTCATGCGGCAGAATTAATGCCATGTTTAGTACGGTTGACCAAGGGAAGTCAGCATGATCATACATTTTTAAAGCAATTACAACTCCCAGAAGGATCCTATGTGGTGATGGATAAAGGGTATATCGATTATAGACAATACGCACAGTGGAGTCATCAAGGGATATTTTACATTACCAGAATGAAAGAAAATGCCAGATATCAATCAATAGATGAGCTAGAACTGCCTGAAGATAAAGACTTTTGTGTACTTAAGGATGAAAAAGTTGTTATCAGTTTCAAGACTGATGGACAAGTGCAAGAGCTTCAAAATAGAAGAATAGCCTATTATGATGACCTCAATAATAAATTATTAGTGTTTATGACCAATAATATGGAGTTGGAAGCAGCCACAATAGCGGCCATTTATAAATACCGATGGCAGATAGAGCTTTTATTTAAAAAGCTGAAGCAGAACTTTCCTCTCAAATATTTTCTGGGGGACAACCAAAATGCTATTGAGATCCAAATTTGGAGTGCCCTGATCTGTCTATTATTGATGGAAGTAGTCCGAAAACAGATCAAAAAAAAGATGGGCCTTTTCTAA
- a CDS encoding ABC-F family ATP-binding cassette domain-containing protein, which produces MISVDAVGVEFSGTTLFSNITFNVNSNDRIALMGKNGAGKSTLLKTIAGVNKPTQGKISYPSDAVIAYLPQHLLTDDDCSVFEEASKAFAKINNMKLRIDELNHQLETRTDYESDAYSKIIEEVSELSEKFYSIEEVNFDAEVEKTLLGLGFVREDFTKPTKEFSGGWRMRIELAKILLKKPDLILLDEPTNHLDIESVQWLENFLKNRAKAVIVISHDKTFVDNLTNRTIEITRGRIYDYRTNYSHYLELRKERREQQQKQFDDQAKQIAEIQQFIDRFKGTYSKTLQVQSRVKMLEKMEIVEVDEVDTSSLNIKFPPAPRSGKYPVIVEGLSKSYGDHLVFKEATFTIAQGDKIAFVGKNGEGKSTMVKAIMGEIDYDGTLQVGHNSKIGYFAQNQAALLDENLTVFQTVDEIAQGDVRTKIKDLLGAFMFSGDTIDKKVKVLSGGERTRLAMIKLLLQPVNLLILDEPTNHLDIKTKDILKDALRDFEGTIILVSHDRDFLDGLAEKVFEFGNKRIREHFEDINGFLRNKKMENLKEIERGE; this is translated from the coding sequence ATGATTTCAGTAGATGCCGTAGGAGTGGAGTTTAGCGGCACCACTTTGTTTAGTAATATCACGTTTAATGTCAACAGTAATGACCGAATTGCCCTTATGGGTAAAAACGGAGCGGGTAAATCTACCTTGCTGAAAACTATTGCTGGAGTCAATAAGCCGACTCAGGGTAAAATATCTTATCCGTCTGATGCGGTTATTGCATACTTACCGCAGCATCTGCTTACTGATGATGACTGCTCCGTATTTGAGGAAGCATCCAAGGCTTTTGCCAAGATAAATAATATGAAATTGCGTATTGATGAGCTTAACCACCAGCTGGAAACACGCACAGATTATGAGTCTGACGCTTACAGTAAGATCATTGAAGAGGTATCTGAACTGAGCGAGAAGTTTTACAGTATTGAAGAGGTAAACTTTGATGCTGAAGTAGAAAAGACTCTGCTGGGCCTTGGCTTTGTACGCGAAGACTTTACCAAACCTACTAAGGAGTTTAGTGGTGGATGGCGTATGCGCATTGAGCTGGCCAAAATACTGCTAAAGAAACCTGATCTGATCCTGCTTGATGAGCCTACCAACCACCTGGACATAGAATCAGTGCAGTGGCTGGAGAATTTTTTGAAGAATAGAGCTAAAGCAGTGATAGTAATCAGTCACGACAAGACTTTTGTTGATAACCTGACCAATCGTACGATTGAAATAACGCGCGGTCGTATTTATGATTACCGCACCAACTATTCCCACTACTTAGAGCTGCGTAAAGAGAGGCGGGAGCAACAGCAGAAACAATTTGATGATCAGGCTAAGCAAATTGCTGAAATACAACAGTTTATTGATCGTTTTAAAGGTACTTACTCCAAGACCTTACAAGTACAGTCACGTGTGAAAATGCTGGAGAAAATGGAGATTGTAGAAGTTGACGAAGTGGACACTTCTAGCCTTAATATCAAATTTCCGCCAGCGCCTAGATCGGGCAAATATCCAGTTATAGTAGAAGGTCTCAGCAAGTCGTATGGAGATCATCTCGTTTTTAAAGAGGCCACTTTCACCATTGCGCAGGGAGACAAAATAGCCTTTGTAGGTAAGAATGGTGAAGGTAAATCAACCATGGTGAAGGCCATTATGGGTGAGATTGATTATGATGGTACGTTACAGGTGGGGCATAACAGCAAGATAGGCTATTTCGCGCAGAACCAGGCCGCACTGCTAGATGAGAATCTTACCGTTTTTCAAACTGTTGACGAAATTGCTCAAGGAGATGTAAGAACGAAAATTAAAGACCTATTGGGCGCATTTATGTTCAGTGGAGATACTATTGACAAAAAGGTGAAAGTGCTTTCTGGTGGTGAGCGCACCAGATTGGCCATGATCAAGTTATTACTACAGCCTGTTAACCTGTTAATCCTAGATGAACCTACCAACCACCTGGATATTAAGACCAAAGATATCCTAAAAGACGCCCTGAGAGACTTTGAAGGTACTATTATACTGGTATCTCACGATCGTGACTTCCTTGATGGCTTGGCAGAAAAAGTGTTTGAATTTGGCAATAAGCGTATAAGAGAACATTTCGAAGATATCAATGGCTTCCTAAGAAATAAGAAAATGGAGAACTTGAAGGAGATTGAGCGGGGAGAGTAG
- a CDS encoding VOC family protein, with the protein MGGIFFYSDNPDKTKEWYTKNLGIEINDWGSSSFESRKLDHPEKINSLQWKPFKTGDEYFSPSKKNFMINYRVQNIEGLLEKLKENGVTVLDSITNYDGIGKFVHIMDEDDNKIELWQPED; encoded by the coding sequence ATTGGAGGAATATTCTTTTATTCTGACAACCCGGACAAAACGAAAGAATGGTACACGAAAAATCTGGGAATTGAAATCAATGATTGGGGCTCCTCGAGCTTTGAATCCAGAAAACTTGACCATCCTGAAAAGATAAATTCGCTGCAATGGAAACCCTTTAAAACCGGAGATGAATATTTTTCGCCCTCTAAAAAGAATTTTATGATTAACTACCGAGTTCAAAATATTGAAGGGCTTTTGGAGAAACTAAAAGAAAATGGAGTGACTGTACTTGACTCCATAACGAATTATGATGGAATTGGAAAATTTGTACATATTATGGATGAGGATGACAATAAAATAGAACTCTGGCAGCCCGAAGATTGA
- the istB gene encoding IS21-like element helper ATPase IstB, protein MNNNQTIEKLKSMRLSAMAELHRQQLSSNAYQKCTPDEYLALLTESEWEDRQNKKITRLMKKATFKQQADMDEIIFSENRNLDKNMFNRLSSLQFIKQSENIIITGASGVGKSFMSQAIGRQACLMGYSTIYQVTARLFNKMKLAKVDGTYIKELKRITSAQLLILDDFGLQSMDNIAREVLMDIIDDRHGKTSTIISSQIPVSAWYDIIGEGTIADAILDRLVNSSHRIDLKGESLRKGVLKH, encoded by the coding sequence ATGAACAATAATCAAACAATAGAAAAACTAAAATCCATGAGGCTATCTGCGATGGCTGAACTGCACAGACAACAACTCAGCAGCAATGCTTATCAAAAATGCACCCCAGATGAATATCTGGCCTTACTCACTGAAAGTGAATGGGAAGACAGGCAGAATAAGAAGATTACACGGCTGATGAAAAAGGCCACCTTCAAGCAGCAGGCAGACATGGATGAAATAATCTTCTCTGAAAATAGGAATCTGGATAAAAACATGTTCAACAGGTTGTCCTCCTTACAGTTCATCAAGCAAAGTGAAAACATCATTATTACAGGTGCTTCAGGAGTAGGCAAAAGCTTTATGAGTCAGGCCATAGGCAGACAAGCTTGTCTGATGGGCTATAGCACCATCTATCAGGTAACAGCTCGCCTGTTCAACAAAATGAAACTCGCCAAAGTAGATGGCACCTATATCAAAGAACTTAAAAGAATTACCTCTGCCCAACTCTTAATACTAGATGATTTTGGTTTACAAAGCATGGACAATATTGCAAGAGAAGTACTTATGGATATTATCGATGATCGTCATGGAAAAACTTCAACTATAATCTCCTCTCAAATACCAGTATCAGCCTGGTATGATATTATTGGTGAAGGCACTATTGCTGATGCCATATTAGACAGGCTCGTTAACTCTTCTCATAGAATAGATCTCAAAGGAGAATCTTTGAGAAAAGGTGTGTTGAAACATTAA
- the istA gene encoding IS21 family transposase: MDLKQIINLHLRGLSNRQIALTLGVNRNTVNHYLRSLQSSDQPMEALLQLDTDALEELFSSKTTINNDRYAVLMRFFETMHPQRHHPGFTLQYHYQLYAEQTQDSYSYTQFTTHYQRKYKQAKGSMKLEHKAGKELYVDFAGKKLEVVDPSTGEVSQVEVFVATLPFSQYTYVEACKSQKREDFIQCLNNALRFFGGVPVAIVSDNLKSAVTRSSKYEAVINKTFKDFAHHYGCAINPTRSYAPQDKALVENAVQLAYQRIYYPMRKMTFFSIEALNEEIQHHLKGYNNVLFQRKEASRKELFQSVESSLLKSLPQSTYQVKEYARAKVQKMGYVYFSADKTYYSVPYRYIGSQTQIQYTSKHVEVYYKSQRIALHNRVMSKGAYITNKNHLSSTHRAYSQWSPQYFSDQGGKIGVNVKLFMTGLFLQGDYPEINYKRAMGILMLAKNYGHERVDKACLRAVHHDTYSYQRLKNILSNNMDEHEIEQENHQSHIPSHKNIRGANHYQ; the protein is encoded by the coding sequence ATGGACTTAAAACAAATTATCAATCTTCATTTGAGAGGGCTGAGCAATCGGCAAATTGCTTTGACCCTGGGTGTGAATAGAAACACTGTTAACCATTATTTGCGATCACTTCAGTCAAGCGATCAGCCCATGGAAGCATTGCTACAGTTGGATACTGATGCTTTAGAAGAGCTATTTTCGTCTAAGACAACCATAAACAATGATCGTTATGCGGTTTTAATGCGTTTTTTTGAGACCATGCACCCACAGCGTCATCACCCTGGCTTTACCCTTCAGTACCACTACCAGTTGTATGCTGAGCAAACTCAGGATAGTTACAGTTACACTCAGTTTACCACCCATTATCAGCGTAAGTACAAACAGGCCAAAGGTTCTATGAAGTTAGAGCACAAGGCAGGAAAAGAGCTCTATGTTGATTTTGCAGGTAAGAAATTAGAAGTAGTAGATCCATCTACAGGAGAAGTAAGCCAGGTAGAAGTTTTTGTGGCCACACTTCCTTTTAGTCAGTATACTTATGTGGAAGCATGTAAAAGTCAAAAAAGGGAGGACTTTATTCAATGCCTCAATAATGCACTCCGCTTCTTTGGAGGAGTACCTGTAGCCATCGTGTCAGACAACCTTAAATCGGCAGTTACCCGATCCAGTAAGTATGAGGCGGTTATTAATAAAACTTTCAAAGACTTCGCTCATCACTATGGGTGTGCCATAAACCCTACACGTAGTTATGCCCCACAAGATAAAGCACTGGTAGAAAATGCTGTTCAGCTGGCCTATCAGCGCATTTATTACCCTATGCGTAAAATGACTTTCTTCTCTATTGAAGCGCTTAATGAAGAGATCCAGCATCATCTTAAGGGCTATAATAATGTGCTTTTTCAAAGAAAAGAAGCTTCCAGAAAAGAGCTGTTCCAATCCGTAGAATCATCCCTTCTAAAAAGCTTACCCCAAAGTACTTATCAGGTTAAAGAATACGCCAGAGCCAAGGTACAGAAGATGGGATATGTATACTTCTCGGCTGACAAGACTTATTATAGCGTTCCCTATCGCTACATTGGCTCTCAAACCCAGATACAGTATACCTCCAAACATGTTGAAGTATACTACAAAAGCCAACGCATTGCGCTGCATAATAGAGTAATGAGTAAGGGTGCTTATATTACTAATAAGAATCACCTCTCCAGTACACACCGTGCTTATAGCCAATGGAGTCCCCAGTATTTTTCTGATCAGGGAGGTAAAATAGGTGTAAATGTAAAGCTGTTTATGACAGGTTTATTCCTGCAGGGTGACTATCCTGAGATTAACTACAAAAGAGCCATGGGCATTTTAATGCTGGCCAAAAACTATGGCCATGAGCGTGTAGATAAAGCCTGCCTAAGGGCTGTTCATCATGACACATACAGCTATCAAAGGCTCAAAAATATACTCAGTAATAATATGGACGAGCATGAAATAGAACAAGAAAACCATCAATCACATATCCCTTCTCACAAAAACATCAGAGGGGCTAACCATTACCAGTAA
- a CDS encoding protein phosphatase 2C domain-containing protein codes for MNIYSTLNIGEFHTNHCEDFLVNEQISSNEILIAVLDGCTMGTESVFASILYGKILRNIAKNHFYQEFTSNRSLDSKSLLKSCIKQLIAETKGIKNQLGLDVNELLSTLIIGIVNTKSYSAELLTIGDGAIYVDGELTEYEQDNTPDYLGYHLNEPFDTWYDSLEQRKTITKFTDLSIATDGIFTFKNLEDKTKQKSESEIVEYLLKDRTFSENANFLERKVRELSKEMKHVVTDDLAIIRIITNLQQTL; via the coding sequence ATGAATATATACTCAACTCTAAACATTGGGGAATTTCATACTAATCATTGCGAGGACTTTCTTGTGAATGAGCAAATAAGCTCTAATGAAATTTTAATTGCCGTACTGGATGGCTGCACAATGGGAACGGAATCCGTGTTTGCTTCAATTTTGTATGGTAAAATCTTAAGGAACATTGCTAAAAATCATTTCTATCAAGAATTTACTTCTAATAGATCTTTAGACTCAAAGTCGTTATTGAAGTCCTGTATAAAACAATTGATTGCCGAAACCAAAGGGATCAAAAATCAACTAGGACTGGATGTCAACGAGCTACTATCAACGCTCATAATTGGTATAGTTAATACTAAATCTTATTCTGCTGAACTTTTGACCATTGGAGATGGCGCTATTTATGTTGACGGAGAGTTAACCGAATATGAACAAGATAATACACCCGATTATTTAGGATATCACCTTAACGAGCCTTTTGATACTTGGTATGATTCGCTTGAACAAAGAAAAACCATTACAAAATTTACAGATCTTTCGATTGCAACAGACGGGATATTTACTTTTAAAAATCTTGAAGATAAAACCAAGCAAAAATCTGAGAGTGAAATAGTAGAATATTTACTTAAGGATCGGACTTTTAGTGAGAACGCTAATTTTTTGGAGCGAAAAGTCCGGGAGCTAAGTAAAGAAATGAAGCATGTTGTAACAGATGATCTTGCAATAATTAGAATAATAACGAATCTACAGCAAACCTTATAG